The genome window gatattacacacagggatatcTTTTAAGAAATGATGCTCTtccaaatagacaaatggaatatGTCGCAATATGAGGTCAAAGATAGTGACCAGGAGATCTGCTATTGCCATGGCTACGAGGTAGTGAGAGACACAtcgggagagaccacacttttcctgagacaggatcacaattgttattacgttggctgtgaggaaagcaaGCAATGAAGTTATAGTTTGTGCTTGGAACAATGTTACCAGTTTTATTGAgcactgattgagatgtacaaatggTATTTTGTATCCATTCCTGTCGAAATCGTTTGCATCAGCGTTAAGTTTATTTGGTGGATCTAACAACTGTTATTCCCTAAACTGACCATGCAACGAAAATATAAGATGTGATAAAAGTTGCTGTTCACTGACATGTTTGTGACTGTTGCAATACATTTTGCCCCATAATGGAAATCACAGAAACTTTGCTTGACTTGGCTGttaatgaattttggaaatgGTTAAGATCTAAAAGATGCTACTCTCATGTCAGCACGTGATGGAACCAACAGTCAAAGAATGGTGTTTGAAAATGCAAGCAAGGATTCTAGTATGAATCGATCAAATACCTCAACCACATAGACATGAGGTCAGTGGAGAAATGGATACTGAGTAGGTGAGCACTCAGTAACACACTAAGATAGCCAGGGTTACAGACCTAACAGCCAGACCTGGAGGAACGCAAGAAGCAGTAAAGATGAGAGAGTAAGTTTCAAGCGCAGTAAGGCCCTTATCAATGGTTGGCAGAATGAACAGCACAGAgcaaagaaaataagagcagcaagTGTTGCACCGTAAATACCACAATTTATAGAAATACAAAATACTTACCAGGCACTGCAGCAATAGCGAGAATCGGATAATAAATGAATTGCAAAATCTGAAGGATCATTCGAATGCGGATTTTCAGTGGCTTCCGAGCAAAAGCAGCAGAAAGAGaattcaacatctcaatgaaacccCTTCCCAATGTTTTACCATTCCCATCGACTGTTGTCACATTTTGAACCACTGTCAAAccattccaatctgttgttgtaacattccaatcgCTTGTTCTTAGATTCAAatccagtgttgtattgttccaatccatcattgccagattccaaAAGTTGTTGCATTCATTCTAACCTCTCACTCTCCAATTATAAACTGTgatctgtcctctctctctctctctctctctctctccctctggtgTTACAGATCTCTGTTAGTATCACGGCTGTctctcccactgactcaatgAGAGGAAAAACTGAACAATGCCACTTATAAGTAGATGTAGTacaccctgcagcaacacaaTTAGGATCCATGGGGActgacattagtgacagttacTAAACAAACAATTATTCTTTCCATCCTATCTCCTCTGTGCCAGAGTAAACTGATGTAATTACACAGGTGATATGAGAGGTTAGCTGAGGAAACAGTGATGTCATTAATGAATGTACAGGCTGTAAAATGGGATTTGGGGCTCGAGTCTGAGCGTGACAAATGTTGAGGTGTGTTTAAGAGAGGGCATAAATGCACCATGTAATTACAGGTCAGGGTATAAATTGAAAGCTATGGTGTCAAGTGACAGGGGAagcctgaagcatgacacacAGGGAGAGCTGCTGAACATTAAGTGGTGTTCAGTTGTTCAGACGGCAAGGAGATGTCTGGTCTGTTTAACCTCCTTCAGCTGACAGCTCAGAACCTCCACTCCACACCTCCACCCTTGTCAAACCATCTCTGCAGTTCCAAATCATGTCCATTCATGTACATTTCCATG of Stegostoma tigrinum isolate sSteTig4 chromosome 21, sSteTig4.hap1, whole genome shotgun sequence contains these proteins:
- the LOC132210833 gene encoding uncharacterized protein LOC132210833; this encodes MMDWNNTTLDLNLRTSDWNVTTTDWNGLTVVQNVTTVDGNGKTLGRGFIEMLNSLSAAFARKPLKIRIRMILQILQFIYYPILAIAAVPANVITIVILSQEKCGLSRCVSHYLVAMAIADLLVTIFDLILRHIPFVYLEEHHFLKDIPFQNSVKGDILAASNAKLTPSLSVSTEGGSELGRLSSSQLLILWMFLKQYNNSSQSFPPGMECSKLTGPCHLKRDSSTSQIPSRTQELPHNVPAAIRHEATVGEPTVDSSSIFRIYNSPYKPHQTP